TACTTGAAAAAATCGCGCTCGATCCACAGGAACTAAAACTCATTTACCGGAACAAGGACGTTTCGGAACTACGGTTCGGATTCAGCGAGATCAGTCAGAAGATCAAAGGCACCTCTGAAGACCTCAAGGAATTGAGCATTACCTATGATAATTACATTATCGACAGTTCGAATACGCGGTATGAACAACTCAACAGCGTCGGGCTGAATTACGATCTGGATGAACTTGCGGCACAGGTAACGGTAAAGCTTCCTTACGGTTATAGCGGGGACCTTTGCAGTAAAGGCAGTATGGAATATGTGGCGTTCTGGATATATATCCGGGATCAGATAGAGGGAATGTGCAGGTGGTACTATGTCGGGACTGCCGCGGTAAATGTCCATGATATCGGTTCCATACCGGCGGACGGACTTTATTATGCCTTACGCATGCCGGCAAACCTCAACGATCTGAAGGATACCTGTTCGAATCCCGTCGTCCTGAAGGTACGGGGAATTTTGTCATGGGGAACCCCGCCTTCACCGACCAATCCCGACTATACGCCGGTGTGGGGAAATCGTGTGGAGCGGAATATCCAACTCAAACCCGGAACATACAGCGGGGGCGACCGTGTGCCGTTTATCAGTGTCGTCGGTGGAATGGCTGTCGAAAGCATTTCCGGTAATCTCCATTCCGTTATCCCCTCGACAATCGGTTCGGGGTATGCCAACGGGCCGAGCGTTTACGGCGGCTACAATGCGAAGGAAAGTCCGTTCGGCGGAACGATAGCGATCTGCGGACATATTTCCAATCCGCCGAACAATCCTACGGAAGCGAAAAAGCTGAAGTACAAGGTACAGTACTGCAAGGAGGGCCTCGGAACCTGGCGGACCCTTGAAAATAAATTCAGGATATGGATCAGCGAGTGGAACGGCGTTTTATGGACCATGTACCATAAAGACCAGGTAGCGGCGAGCGGCTGGTACACCTATGAAGAAGATATCTATATGCCGACACAGAAGTTCGTCGAAGGTAATGTCCTGGGACAGTGGATATCGGCAACTGCAATCGACGGCGAAGGTCTCTATCGAATCAAAATCGTCGTATACGACCCGTCGGACGGAACGTATACCGAAAGCAATATCGTCAAGGTGATGATCGACAATACAAGGCCGACGGCCGATGTGACCCTGAACGCCGGGGCATGCAGCCAGTTTTTTGCAGGGAACCCGATAGACGGGACCTTTACCGCTTGGGATAAACACTTCTGGCGTTATACGCTCGCGATCACGCCCTACAGTAATCCGCCCGTGATATCGCCGGCCTCCGGCACCTATCCGGTACTGGCTGCGCCGGGCGTCATCAATCAATCATATTCCATTAATACGAACGCGACGCCGTCATGCGGATATGTCGTTACTATCCATGTATGGGACAGAACGATCAGAAACAATCATATGTACGGCAATTACAGCAATGCACATGTGGGATTCTGTCTGCTCGAATGACACGGCGAATATGAGTCCGCCGATTACGCCGCCCCTGACGGGGCGGCTTTATTTTACCTTCTTTGAGAATGCTGCCTCATCCGGAGAACGTCCATTGCGGGCGGCTATTCTTCGAGAATCGTATAACTGAACAGTGTTTCCGCCATTCTGCCTTTTTTTTGTTTCACGGTCAGACCGCGGCTTACGATATTCGATGACCCCAATCCCAATGACCTGAAGGATTCCTCTATGTCCCCGAACTGTTCCGTCGATGCGACTACCTTGATAAACTCGGTGCCGATGGGCTGCGTGAGCTCAAAAGAAAATCCATACGAATCGTCCGGGATAGAATAAACGGTATCCTTACTGATCCGGTTGTCGGAATGAAACTCATTGGGGAAAATAAGTTTGACATCACCTTCGACATTGATATGATAGATTTTAATATAACAGTCGGCATTGGCATAAAAATGGACGATCAGGTCTTCGCCGACGGAGAAGGTTCCCCCGTCTCCCCGCCTGGACCAGGCCTTAACGCGCAGCTTGTTGTCTCCGCTTTCGCCGATGTTGTCGAGTTGTTCGATCATATCGATCGCCAGATCGTAATTATCGGGAAGCAGAGAGACGCTTTTGGGGATTTCTTTTTTCTCCAGATGACACGATGTGTTGCCGAAATAGGTCCCGGTTTCGATATCCACAAGATCGAGAAACAGTTCAACATGTTCCCCGGCATCATAGAATCGGCCGGAAAGAAGGCCCCGGACGTTTTCGAGGGCGCCGATTTTCGGCATATTCTTTTCGTCCGTCAGGTCGGAAAGATTCAATTCCTGTGTTTCGAGAATTTTTTCGATATCGTTTCTTGCGAAAAGCGTCAATTGAGAGGTTTTTTGAATGGCGGAAGCGAGCCGGTTTTCCAGGTATCGTGAAAAATCACTCCCGATTTTTTTATCGCCATAGGTGAACGTATCGAAGCAGATGACCAGCCGCTCCTTCCCCGGGGCATACAATGTGTCGAGTGTCTCGATGAGGGTGACCTCGACATCAATGCCGTAAACGGAGGAAACGAGGGACATGAAAAAAAACATCATGAAACAGCATATTCTTTTCATACTGTCAATTATATAATAATTGGGGCCGTCCCGCAACCTCGACGTCTATGAATATAAATCGGTATCGGTTTATGGCAATTGTCTGTCGTCCCATAAATACCGTCAGCGTCGTTACCGGCGCCCTCTCTCCGCGCTGAAACTGCGGGATCTGCCGTCACAACCGCCAATCGGCATAAACGGGACTCAGGAAACGGCTTCCCTGACTTTTTCCACCAACATCGGTTCTGGTGCCGCGCCTTCCTGAAAGAACCGCTCGTTTATCACGGTCTTCGGAACCCCCTGCACCTGGTATTTCTGTGCGAGATGCGGAAACTCCGTTATCTCGATCATATCGGCTTTAACCTTATCCGAATAATACGCCATCTGATGTGCCTTCACGACGGCTGCCGGGCAATACGGGCATGTCGGGGTAACGAATACCTGGAAATGCACTTCCTTTTCGAGTGAATCGAGAAAATCTTTTGTCGCCGGAGATATTTTCGGATTTCCCGTAGAGACGAGTTTGATTGCTTCAATGAGACTCGTGAACTCGTATCCCGCAGGTATTCCGTAAAACCGGATTCCGAAATCCTTTTCACCGGTGAGGGTGAAAGCCGGAATTTTATCGATACCGTATTCATCCGCCTTGTTTTTATCCTTGCTGAAATCGTATATATTCAGGGTGAGTTTGTCCGACAGGGAACTCACTTCCTCGAGTAGTTCATGGGCTTCTTTACAGAAATGGCACTCGATCTCCTGAGTAAACAAGGAGATAGTAACCTGCCCGGTAAGCCCTGAAAAAAGATCCGTTACCTGTTTTTTTATATCATCGCTCAACATCATAATGGTTCCTCCATATTTGTACGTGAATACTGTCATGGTAGCGGCCGGAAAGCGATTGGTCAAGTGGATGTGACGGCGCTTTGCCCGCCGTCAACCATACCGGTGCCGTGAAGAAGGCCCCCGGCAAATTGAATGGCTTCTGTATAAACAGCGGCTTCTGTATAAACAGCGGCTTCTGTTGACTTTGGGAAACGGTGGTAATATACTTTATTGAGGAGATAATACAAGCTTCAGGAGGGCTGAATGTTTCAAAAATACCTCTTTCATTGTACGGAAAAATGTATCGGTGCCCTGAATATCGGTATAAAGGAAATGGTCAATATGCACAAATCGGTCCTCCATCCCGAGTATATCCTCCTGGGGCTTATCGAACAGCATGATTCGGCGGTCATACGGATATTGAGCGAGATGGGGCTGAACGCGGAAGAAATTCGCGATGCGATCATGCAGGAAATATACTCACAGGAACGGGTCAGCGATGAAATGCCGCAGCTCGAGGGTGAATCGCAATTCAATGTATCGATAGCGCCCGAAGTCGAAAATTTATTCAAGATGGCCCTCGATACGGCGCGGGAAATGGGGGACAAGTATATCTCTGCGGCTTTGCTTTTTGTCACCATGCTCAGGGACGGGGTCGGGGAAGTGAGAAATCTGCTCCTGAAATCCGGTGTTTCCGAAGAGGAAGCACTGAAGGCCTACAATTCATACAGGAGCGGACGCAGGATCGACGACCGGAAATCCGACAGCAAGGAAGATGTCATCGTCAAGTACACGATCGATCTTACCGCACAGGCGCGGAGGGGTGAACTCGATCCAGTGATCGGTCGTGAAGAGGAGATAATGCAGATAATACGGGTCCTCTCGAGAAGAAACAAAAACAACCCGGTCCTTATCGGTCACGCCGGTGTCGGAAAGACCGTTTTAGTCGAGGGACTCGCGCAGCGGATCGTCGATGCCGAAGTTCCCGAAACATTACTCGGAAAGAAAATCGTGACACTGGAAATGGCTGAACTCGTTGCCGGCGCAAAGTTCAAGGGCGATTTTGAAGAACGGCTAAAATCCCTGCGGGAGGAGATTATCATGTCCTCGGGGTCGATCATCCTTTTTGTCGACGAGTTTCATACCATACTCTCGGCAACCAGCGGAAGCGAGGGGAGTGCGTCCGACATGCTCAAACCGGCGCTTGCCAAAGGACTTTTACAGTGTATCGGCGCGACGACGCTCGAAGATTACAAACGGTATGTCGAAATGGACAAGGCCCTCGCCCGCCGGCTTCAGCCGATCAATATCGAGGAACCCGGCATCGAGGAAACCATCGAGATTTTAAACGGCGTCATCGAACGGTATGAGCGCCACCATAAAATTCTCTATACAAAGGAGGCGATCGCCGCCGCGGCCAGGCTTTCGGACAGATACATTTCCGAACGGTATCTGCCCGACAAGGCGATTGATGTCATCGACGAAGCCGGCGCCACAAAGCACCTTTCCGGTATCTACATCCCGCCGCACATGAAATCCGTCGAAGCCAGAAAGCTGAGGCTTCTGGACGAACAGCATAACGCCTTTGCCGGAAAGGATTTCAAAAAGGTCGCCGATATCCAGCAGCAGCTTATCGAGATGAAGACCGAATTCGAGCAGCACAAGGAAAAGTGGGAAATGGAAGTGTCGTCCCGCGATATCCGCGTCACCGAAGAGGATATCGCGGAGGTGATTGCCCGATGGACCGGAATCCCGCTTAAAAGACTGGTGGAAACGGAAGCTGAAAAACTCAAGAACATGGAAGAAAACATTCACAAGCGTATCGTCGGGCAGGATCAGGCGGTATCGGCTGTCTGTCATGCGATACGGAGAAACAGGGCGGGGCTGAAAATACTCCAGAGACCGATCGGCAGCTTCCTTTTTCTGGGGCCGACGGGTGTAGGAAAAACCGAACTCGCCAAAACCCTCGCCGAGTTCCTTCTGGACAATGAAAACAAGATCATACGACTGGATATGTCGGAATATCAGGAGCGTCATACAGTGTCACGGATTATCGGAGCGCCGCCCGGTTATATCGGTTACGGCGAGGGGGGGCAGCTTACGGAAAAAGTGAGACGCAATCCCTATTCGGTCATCCTTCTCGACGAAATTGAAAAGGCACACCATGACGTTTTCAATCTGCTTCTCCAGATACTCGATAACGGCAAGATCACCGACGGCCAGGGACTCGAGGTCAATTTCCGCAACACCCTCATTATCGGCACGTCGAATATCGGCGGGAATATATTGTCGAAGGAAGTGAAACGCATCGGTTTTGTCCAGGCAAAGGGATTCGAGGGGTACGAGGAGACGAAAACGTCGGTGATGGCGGAGGTGAAAAAATTTTTCAGACCCGAGTTCATCAACCGGCTCGACGATATCATCGTTTTTCATCCCCTTTCTGCGGACCATATCAAAATGATCGTGCGTCTCGAACTCGACAAACTGAAGAAATCACTCGCCGAACAAAAAATCGTTCTGGAGGTGGAGGAGGCGGTGCAGGATTATCTGGCAAAATCCGGTTATTCGGAAACCTTCGGGGCCAGGCCGCTCAAGAGGGAGATCGAACGCGTCGTTGAGAATCCGATTTCCCATAAGATTATAAGCGGTGAGATCATACCGGGAATGACCATTACGGTGTCGCTAAAGGGCGGGAACAAGGTCGATATTGCCTGTAGTAAATGATTTTTCCGGTCAAAAAGACGCTATCGGAAGGGGATGTCGTGACATGTCCGGACGGCAGCCCCTCCCGTTTTTCGGTTACCCCCATCGTGTGCCGGACGGCGATACCATTATCCGGCTGCGCGAACGGATCTATTCATATTACGACAATCCCGGCTTCCTCCCCACCGATCCGGTCTTGTTCCCGCACAAGTATCGGGATCCCTTCGATATCGAATGTGCCGCTTTGATCGCTTCTTCTCTGGCATACGGCAGGGTGGGCCGGATATTGACGAGTGTTGCCTCCGTGCTTCAGGTGCTTGATACCATACCCGGGGCTGTGCGCGGCATGGATTACCGTGTACTTTGCGATTGCTTCCGGAACTTCAGGCACCGTTTTACCGACGGCAGGGAAATCGCCGCTTTGGTCTGTGCCGTCGCCGCCGTTACGAAAAAATTCGGCTCCCTCAAAGCATGCTTCCTTTCTTTTTATACCGATTCCGACAAAACCGTCGTTCCGGCGTTGTGCGGTTTTACCGACGAACTCCGCCGCCTCGCGCCGGGACCCATTGCAACCCTCGTCTCGTGTCCCGGCAAGGGAAGCGCCTGTAAGCGGCTTCACCTCTTCCTCCGCTGGATGGTAAGGCGTGATGCGGTCGATATCGGCTTGTGGCGGGAAGTCCCACGGTCGAAACTCATCGTGCCGCTCGACACGCACATGCACCGGATCGGGAGGATGCTGGGATTCACTGAAAGAAAGCAGGCGGATATGAAAACCGCATTGATGATCACCGCGGGGTTCGGCGAACTTTGTCCCGAAGATCCGGTCAGGTACGATTTTTCGTTGACACGGATGTCGATGGCGGGCCGGGTGTAAGCGGGGTGCCTTAAAAAAGAAACGGTAATCGAACGGGATCTCCCGCCCTTGCGAATCGGTGTGAAAAAGGGTATGCTCTTCGGCATGATCGGCGATACGACAAGAAACGGTACGGCCCTCGTCGTGGGGCTGGATTCAAGTACGACCGCGACAAAGGCGATCGCCTGGAACAGGGACGGCGAGGCTGTCGCTTCGGCGAGGGAAGCGATCTCCCTTTCATCGCCTGAGCCCGGGTATTACGAACAGGACCCCGGTGATTGGTGGGGAGCCGCCTGCAGGGCCCTCGGGGCCGTTGCCGCACAGGTCGACCCAAAGCGGATTGCGGCGCTTTCCGTTTCCAACCAGCGTGAAACCTTCGTTCCCCTCGATCGGGGGGGCGGCTGCATACGCCCCGCCATTGTCTGGCTGGACGAGCGGTGCAGGGACGAGGTGGAACGATTCGCAGGAAAAATCGGGAGGCGGAAGATCCACCGGATCACGGGGAAACCGGTGGACTACGCGCCCGTCGTTTACCGCCTCGCGTGGATGCGGCGGCATGAAGCTAAGTCTTTCGAGAAAATCGGAATGATCTGCGATGTGAACACCTTTCTCGTATGGAAACTGACCGGGAGTTTCAAAACGAGCGCGGCGAGCGCCGATCCCCTGGGAATTTTCGATATCCGTAAACGGCAATGGTCGGCTACGGTCCTGGCGGCACTCGGATTGAACCGGGATCAGCTGCCCCGGACGTATTCACCCGGGGAAATCCTTGGAACCGTGAATGAAGAAGCGGCCCGGATGACGGGCTTGCGCCCCGGTACGCTTGTTGTCGCAGGCGGGGGCGACGGGCAGGCCGCGGGCCTCGGCGTGAACGCGCTTGAATCCGGGCGGGCATATCTCAATCTCGGGACCGCGGTTGTGGCCGGTGTCTACTCGTCCCGGTACCGGGCGCACCGGGCGTTCCGCACCCTTTTGAGTTGTACCGATTCCGGATACTACTATGAGTGCAGTCTCCGCGCCGGCACCTTTGCCGTCGACTGGTTCATAAAAAAGGTACTTTCGCTCGATCCCGCGGCGCAGCCGGATATTTATGAGCGGCTCGAGGCCGAAGCGGGCGGGGTCGCCCCGGGCAGCGGCGGGCTATTCCATCTGCCTTATCTCTGCGGGGTCATGAACCCCTACTGGGATACCGCCGCACGGGGGGCGTTTGTCGGTCTGTCCGCTTCCCACACCAGGGGCCATATGTACCGGGCGTTGCTCGAAGGCATCGGGTTCGAATTGGCGTTCGGGCTTTCTCTGGTGGAAAACGTCGTCCGCCGGACGGTGCGCGAGCTTCTTCTCATCGGCGGCGGCGCCTCGAGCGGTATATGGTGCCGGCTCGTCGCGGATATTACCGGAAAGCCCGTCGTTATTCCACGGACCGCCGAGGCCTCGTGTCTCGGCGCGGGGATCGCCGCCGCCTGCGGCGCCGGGTGGTACGGTGGTTTCCGGGAAGCCGCCGGCCGGATGACCGGGACCCGGCACGTGATAAAACCGGATGCGGACCGTTGCCGGGAGTACCGGCGGTTGTCGGGCGTCTATAAACAAATCTATCCGAACCTGAGAAATATCGGGGACGGGAAACGGCGTCCGTCATCATGATTGTCGTGATACCGATATCGCGTCATCGGCGCGGCGCCGAAGGAGGGACGGTCCGGGGTGCGGATATCACAGCGGGTGGGGCTGCGGGATATTCGACTCGATGTAGTCCTTGAGGTATTCGAGGTCGCCCCGTTCGAGGTTCATCATTTTTCCGATTCTGATCGTTTTTCCCGCCCCGTAGATAGTGAGGACGTGGGAGATAGTCCCCCTGTTTCCCCGTTCTTCGGTTATTTTCATATCCCGGAACTCACAAATCGGGATGGCCTTTTTTTTCAGGGTGAAGCCGAAAATCCTGTCCGTGTACAGCAGATCCGATGCCGAAAGGGTGAGCATCGATCTGCCGAAAATACCGTAAAAGACGAACACGATCAGCCCGATTCCGACGGCGAAAAAGGGAAGCATGAATATCAGCATGAAAAAGGGAATATCGCCGACTTCCCCGAAATTACCAAGGAATCCAAAAAGAAAGGAGTTCCATGCCAGGGCGAAGAAAATCAGGAAAACATACATCAGTTTCGGCGTTTTGACGGTGATTTCTGTATCGCCAAGTATGTTTTTTTTGATGATCACCCGTTCCGTTCCGGCGACACCGGTTCCGGTCTCGAAACGTTTACGCGGTTCCTTTCCCTCTAAAACGGCAAGGGCCTTTCCGGCATCGGAAAGCCTTCGCGTGTGGTCAGGATCGAGCATGCTGTCGAGGAGGTACATGAGAGGTCGGGAAATGGTGATGTCGTCGTGATAGTCCGGCCTCATGTTTCTCAATTCGAACTCGGAGGGTTCCTTGCCGGTGAGGATAAAGACAATTGTCGCACCAAGGGCGTACATGTCCGCAGCGCGGGTCACCTTTCCGTAAAGCTGTTCGGGCGGCATGTAACCGATCGTCCCCACGACCGTGCTTCCCGATTCCCTTTTCCCCACATCGGCGACCGCCCCGAAGTCGACGAGATATACCCTGCCGTCTTTGGACAGAACGATGTTTTTGGGGTTGATGTCCCGGTGGATGACCGGCGGATTGAGTGAATGAATATAGGAGATTGTCTTTAACAGACTCTCCAAAAAGGTTTTGATTTCACTTTCGGTAAAACGTTTTCCGCCCCGGATAAGGTCGAGGAAATTACCGCCCTCCACGTATTCCTGGACGAGCACATGGGTGATCTCGTTTCCCTCTTCGATTTTAAAGTTGTCTATGTAATCCGGAATAAGGGGATGATCGATTGCTGCAAGGGTTTTAATTTCCCGTTCAAAGAGTTCCAGTACCTTCCAGTCTTCGAGTTCGCTTATTGCAAGGAGTTTGAGAACGACTTTTTTTTTCGTTTTTCCGTCAGCCGCCAGGTAGGTCTTTCCCATGCCGCCTTTTGCGAGAAATGATATGATCTCATAGCGTTCTTTTAATACGGTCCCCCGTTCGTAACGCGTCGCCATAGATATGTCCCTCCGTCTGCGGCATGATGGCAGGAATACGGCCGCCTCAATTAATCTAAGCTTTTTTGAATCGGATTTCAAGAATTATGGTTGGGCTTTTTCCGTGCGCGTTGAGAAGTGCAGAAACCCGTGCGGGCAGGCTTCGATACATTTCCCGCATTTAATACAGTCGGTCTGGGTTAATATCCGTTTCTGTGCGATTGTTTTGATTCCCATGATGCATGACCGGATGCAGGCATAGGAGCAGACCGATTTATCCGCGACATCGCATCCGGGATCGCGAATGATTTTGAGCAGCGACACCTTGTTCGTCAGTCCCAATAGCGCGCCGAGGGGACAGAGAAACCGGCAGAAAAACCTCGATATGAGAAGCATCATGCAGACGGTAACGGCAAGGATACCGAGCTTTGCTATGTACATACCGCCGGGTATGAACGCAGGCTCGATCGCCGCATAGGGGATGGCCGCGCTGGCGGCCGCAGAGGGGCAGAGTTTGCAGAAAAAGGTATCTCCCCCGATGACGGCGAACCCCAGCGTGAGAAAAAGGACCGAGTATTTAAGAAAAAAGGATTTTTTCCTTTTGATAAAATAAATGATGCTTCCCGAAAGGAGCAGCGCGGCACCGGCTATCCCCGCTGCAAGCAGGACCGGATTGGCGCCTGAAAAGACGAGTAAAACCGGAAACAGGAAGGTGAAAAGGAGAAACGCAACCGGTACGAGAACCCTCGATAAACCGTGTTTGGCGGGTGAAGCGCCCGCGACCGGTATAAAAAACGCGATAAGCGATGAGACTGAGATTGTGAGGGTGACAACGGAAAGCCATCCGATCGATGTAAAAAGGGAGATCAGGACAAAAGCGGCGCCCGAGACCGCGCCCGCTACGAGAAAGACTGTCTGGCGCGTACGGTTCGGTTTCCCCGCTTCCGCGCACATGTCGTTGACGAGACCGAAGGGACACACCCAGCCGCACCACCACCGGCCGAGTACGACCCCGTAGAGCGCGACGAACGCGAGGGGGTAGAGGGGAAGGCCGGTTTTGATCAGGCTTTGCAGTATCCCGACCGGACAGATTGTGACGGAGAGGGGGCAGGCGTGGCAGTGAAGCCCTGGAAAAACAATGTGGGTCATCGCGGGAACCGCGACCCCGGCCAGACCCAATAAAAGACCGATGCCCTGCGTGAGGCGCCGTAATACGGCGATTCGCTTTACCTTAGCGGGTACTATCATGGCCGCCTTCCCGTATGGCGCCGACGATATTCTTTTCGAGATAGTTCGTGCCGTAGATTACCCGTCTTGTGTTATTCGATACGATGACGGCCGGAAGCGGAAGAGGCTCCCGGAAAGGGTAAGAGGTCGCGTACGATTCGAGTTCCTTTTTTCCTTCGGGCAGTGAAATATCGACGACGGAAAAGGAAAGCGTTTCGGGATAACGTCGGCAGAGCGTTTCCACGTATGTTTTCGCGGCCGGGCACGATCCGCACCATGGCGCCGAAAAAACGACAATATGCACGGGCTCCGCCAATTCCGCGAGGGGTGCGGTCGCCTTCGGGTCCACGACCGGCGTAATGTCCGGCAATTCGAGCCCGATACAGGAAAGACAGAGCGTGGCGGCAATCGAGCGGGAAAGGTCCGCCTGTGTGACGGAGTTTCCTCCGGTCGCGGCTGCCGTATATAAAAGCATGCCGCAGAATACGATTGCGATGAATATGGTAAAGAGATAGTCTTTTCTGTATTTCAGGAAAACGATGAAACCCGCAGTCCCGAGAATCAGAAGCAGCCCCAATATCATCGTGTCGATCAGTTCGTGTGAAAATGAGATCCCCGGTTTTTTGAGTGAAAAGGCCTGTTCCGTGCGTTCCGGAAACTTGCAGATCCCGCTGCTTTCAATACAGGGAACATAGTGTATCGCCACCGTCACATCGACAACCCCGGGGGCCGGTGAAAACGGGAAGAGAAACTCCTTTGGGGAACCTTCCCTGATATATTCGGTCTGGAAGACACGGTTTTCCCCTTCGATCCGTATATCGTCCGATGTCAGGGTGATAAAGGCCTCATCTTCCGAAAGGCCGGTGATAAGCCGGTCCGGTTTCGGCGCAATACGAACCGCAATAAGGGGGGGATCATCCCTTCGTTCGACACTCAGTTCGAAGTCCCCGTTTATGTTTATCGCGGATACCGGCCTGGGTGAAAGGAAAAAGATCGCGCACACGAAAAAGATCCCGGCCGCCTTTGCGCCGTGGAAAAATCCACCGTCGTTGAAACGGGAAGCCGGTGCATCCGTGGATAACGTCAGGCGATTGAGATTTTTTGTTTTTAAAGCCGGGAACATGGCACTCCCTTCTTGAGTTTGTTTCGATCTCCATTATAGTAATCGGTGCCGATATTTCAAGTATCAATACGGTATATTGAAAAAGATTTCTCCCCGATGAATCTTGTTCGAAAACTATTGCATATCGCCTTTTATGGGGTTACTATTTAACTATCATGTTGATGTCAAGCGAAGAGAAGCAGAGGTATCCTCAAACAAGGCAATGGGGCGTCCGTATGTTTTCGGCACCCCGGCAGGTGACGAAAAAAAGAAGCCCTTCGGCTTTTTCCGTATACCGTATTATGAGAGTCATCATTCCGATTATCATTCATTGCGCCTCGTGCAGAACATTCATCCAGGTGCCTGACCTTGTCCCGAACAAATGGGTTCCGCTTTCCTACGAGCAGGCTCCGGTTGAAAATCCCCTGAAAGGGTTTATGTCTTATTATGATTCGTCGTCAAATAATTTTCCCCACAGTATGGAATGGGTCTATCTCCCGTTGTCGCAGCTCATGACGGGAATGGATGAGTTTACCTTCGATAAAGGCCTCGAACCGTATCTTCGCGGCGCTGAGGGGCGGGGGAATCATCTTTGTTTTCGGGTGTATCTCGATTCACCGGGAAAACCCTCGGGTGTTCCGCGATTCATCATCGACGGCGGACTCCGGTTTTACGAGTACGGGGAATACGGCGGCGGATTGTCTCCCGATTATACAAACGAAAAACTCGTTCGCGCGCTCGAAAACTTTATCCGAGCTCTCGGTGCCGTCTACGACGGTGATCCGAGAATCGGCTTTATAACAATCGGCCTTCTCGGGTTCTGGGGGGAATGGCATACATATCCGCACACTGAATGGTTCGCCCCGCTTACGGTCCAGAACCGGATACTGAGAACCTTCGACGAATCATTCGACACGACACGTCTTCTCGTCAGGTATCCCGCGGGGGAAAGTCCTCATCTCGACATCGGGTTTCACGATGATTCGTTTGCCTATAATACGCTTCCCCCCGTTTCGTGGCATTTCTGGCCTCAGATTGAAAAGGCCGGTTGCGCCGACGTATGGAAACGCGAACCGGTCGGCGGTGAACTCCGGCCGGAGATCCAGTCCGGGATTTTCGACGATC
The sequence above is drawn from the Spirochaetales bacterium genome and encodes:
- a CDS encoding serine/threonine protein kinase → MATRYERGTVLKERYEIISFLAKGGMGKTYLAADGKTKKKVVLKLLAISELEDWKVLELFEREIKTLAAIDHPLIPDYIDNFKIEEGNEITHVLVQEYVEGGNFLDLIRGGKRFTESEIKTFLESLLKTISYIHSLNPPVIHRDINPKNIVLSKDGRVYLVDFGAVADVGKRESGSTVVGTIGYMPPEQLYGKVTRAADMYALGATIVFILTGKEPSEFELRNMRPDYHDDITISRPLMYLLDSMLDPDHTRRLSDAGKALAVLEGKEPRKRFETGTGVAGTERVIIKKNILGDTEITVKTPKLMYVFLIFFALAWNSFLFGFLGNFGEVGDIPFFMLIFMLPFFAVGIGLIVFVFYGIFGRSMLTLSASDLLYTDRIFGFTLKKKAIPICEFRDMKITEERGNRGTISHVLTIYGAGKTIRIGKMMNLERGDLEYLKDYIESNIPQPHPL
- a CDS encoding DUF4384 domain-containing protein, which produces MMFFFMSLVSSVYGIDVEVTLIETLDTLYAPGKERLVICFDTFTYGDKKIGSDFSRYLENRLASAIQKTSQLTLFARNDIEKILETQELNLSDLTDEKNMPKIGALENVRGLLSGRFYDAGEHVELFLDLVDIETGTYFGNTSCHLEKKEIPKSVSLLPDNYDLAIDMIEQLDNIGESGDNKLRVKAWSRRGDGGTFSVGEDLIVHFYANADCYIKIYHINVEGDVKLIFPNEFHSDNRISKDTVYSIPDDSYGFSFELTQPIGTEFIKVVASTEQFGDIEESFRSLGLGSSNIVSRGLTVKQKKGRMAETLFSYTILEE
- a CDS encoding TIGR02757 family protein — its product is MSGRQPLPFFGYPHRVPDGDTIIRLRERIYSYYDNPGFLPTDPVLFPHKYRDPFDIECAALIASSLAYGRVGRILTSVASVLQVLDTIPGAVRGMDYRVLCDCFRNFRHRFTDGREIAALVCAVAAVTKKFGSLKACFLSFYTDSDKTVVPALCGFTDELRRLAPGPIATLVSCPGKGSACKRLHLFLRWMVRRDAVDIGLWREVPRSKLIVPLDTHMHRIGRMLGFTERKQADMKTALMITAGFGELCPEDPVRYDFSLTRMSMAGRV
- a CDS encoding AAA family ATPase, translated to MFQKYLFHCTEKCIGALNIGIKEMVNMHKSVLHPEYILLGLIEQHDSAVIRILSEMGLNAEEIRDAIMQEIYSQERVSDEMPQLEGESQFNVSIAPEVENLFKMALDTAREMGDKYISAALLFVTMLRDGVGEVRNLLLKSGVSEEEALKAYNSYRSGRRIDDRKSDSKEDVIVKYTIDLTAQARRGELDPVIGREEEIMQIIRVLSRRNKNNPVLIGHAGVGKTVLVEGLAQRIVDAEVPETLLGKKIVTLEMAELVAGAKFKGDFEERLKSLREEIIMSSGSIILFVDEFHTILSATSGSEGSASDMLKPALAKGLLQCIGATTLEDYKRYVEMDKALARRLQPINIEEPGIEETIEILNGVIERYERHHKILYTKEAIAAAARLSDRYISERYLPDKAIDVIDEAGATKHLSGIYIPPHMKSVEARKLRLLDEQHNAFAGKDFKKVADIQQQLIEMKTEFEQHKEKWEMEVSSRDIRVTEEDIAEVIARWTGIPLKRLVETEAEKLKNMEENIHKRIVGQDQAVSAVCHAIRRNRAGLKILQRPIGSFLFLGPTGVGKTELAKTLAEFLLDNENKIIRLDMSEYQERHTVSRIIGAPPGYIGYGEGGQLTEKVRRNPYSVILLDEIEKAHHDVFNLLLQILDNGKITDGQGLEVNFRNTLIIGTSNIGGNILSKEVKRIGFVQAKGFEGYEETKTSVMAEVKKFFRPEFINRLDDIIVFHPLSADHIKMIVRLELDKLKKSLAEQKIVLEVEEAVQDYLAKSGYSETFGARPLKREIERVVENPISHKIISGEIIPGMTITVSLKGGNKVDIACSK
- a CDS encoding thioredoxin family protein encodes the protein MMLSDDIKKQVTDLFSGLTGQVTISLFTQEIECHFCKEAHELLEEVSSLSDKLTLNIYDFSKDKNKADEYGIDKIPAFTLTGEKDFGIRFYGIPAGYEFTSLIEAIKLVSTGNPKISPATKDFLDSLEKEVHFQVFVTPTCPYCPAAVVKAHQMAYYSDKVKADMIEITEFPHLAQKYQVQGVPKTVINERFFQEGAAPEPMLVEKVREAVS